The following proteins are encoded in a genomic region of Tenebrio molitor chromosome 7, icTenMoli1.1, whole genome shotgun sequence:
- the sigmar gene encoding protein salivary glands marred isoform X3 — translation MSESAFRARDIGLRAQKKILSRMAGKSVARAFIDDTTASLLDNLYRLAKQYSQNKKEAEKLIKNIIKVVIKLGVLHRNGQFSSEELKQAERFKSKFRMAGMAIISFYEVDFSYDRNYLTAALGESHKCLQFIVSKHLTEKSLSRIDSVFNFFSNEQFLDDIFQVNSEYKETLGRIVADLNKAIENGDL, via the exons ATGAGCGAGAGCGCATTCAGGGCGCGCGATATCGGCCTACGTGCCCAGAAAAAGATTTTGTCCCGCATGGCTGGGAAAAGTGTGGCCAGAGCATTCATTGATGACACCACGGCATCGCTGCTGGATAACTTATACCGTCTTGCCAAGCAATAC tcacaaaacaagaaagaAGCCGAAAAGCTCATAaagaacataataaaagtaGTGATCAAGCTCGGAGTGTTGCACCGGAACGGCCAGTTTTCGTCTGAAGAGCTGAAACAAGCGGAGCGATTCAAGAGCAAATTTCGCATGGCCGGGATGGCGATCATATCGTTTTACGAGGTCGATTTCAGCTACGACAGGAACTACCTGACAGCAGCTCTAGGGGAGTCCCACAAGTGCCTCCAGTTTATCGTGTCCAAACACCTCACCGAGAAATCATTGTCGCGAATCGATAGTGTTTTCAACTTCTTCTCAAACGAACAGTTCCTAGATGACATTTTTCAAGTTAATTCGGAATACAAGGAGACTTTGGGCCGCATCGTCGCCGACCTCAACAAAGCCATCGAGAACGGGGATCTCTAG
- the betaggt-I gene encoding geranylgeranyl transferase type-1 subunit beta, which yields MDYYKIQFNPELHKKYLLRILRGLPSSLGSLDTHRVILTYFAISGLDLLNELDSIPNKQFVIEWLYSLQVCDDTELVSGFQGSATLNTKLNFGQNALYKWGHIATTYSALATLVILGDDLERIHRASIIRSLRALQLPNGCFTGAKEGTEYDMRFVFCAASISYMLDDWTGMDVDKTVDFIIKSISYDFGIAQAPHLESHSGSTFCAVATLALTKQLHRLSEAQLEGLKRWLLNRFEYGFTGRPNKPSDTCYSFWTGGALKILNAYHFIEAQDNNQYILVTQDRHGGFSKWVNTVPDAMHTYLGLAGLSFMKEEGIGGVFPDLNMSVRAHEHLLSLHKKWRQR from the exons ATGGattattacaaaatacaatttaaccCTGAGCTGCACAAGAAGTACCTTCTTCGGATCCTCCGCGGATTACCTTCGTCGCTAGGTTCTCTGGATACCCACAG GGTAATTTTAACGTATTTTGCAATATCGGGACTGGATCTGTTGAACGAATTAGACAGCATTCCCAATAAACAGTTTGTTATCGAATGGCTTTACTCCTTACAAGTTTGTGATGACACAG AGCTCGTTAGCGGATTTCAAGGCTCCGCGACTCTCAACACAAAGCTGAATTTTGGCCAGAATGCACTATACAAGTGGGGCCATATTGCCACCACATATTCTGCTTTAGCCACACTAGTTATTTTAGGAGACGATTTAGAACGAATCCATCGCGCTTCGATAATTCGAA GTCTGCGAGCACTGCAACTTCCAAATGGCTGTTTCACAGGGGCCAAAGAAGGAACCGAGTACGACATGCGGTTCGTCTTTTGCGCCGCAAGTATATCGTACATGCTCGACGACTGGACCGGTATGGACGTCGACAAGACCGTCGACTTCATAATAAAAAGCATA TCATACGACTTCGGCATCGCACAAGCTCCGCACCTGGAGTCGCACAGCGGCTCGACATTCTGCGCAGTCGCGACTCTAGCCCTCACCAAACAGTTGCACAGATTGTCCGAGGCACAACTCGAGGGGCTGAAACGATGGCTTTTGAACAGGTTCGAGTACGGCTTCACGGGGCGGCCCAACAAACCGTCCGACACGTGCTATTCCTTTTGGACGGGAGGGGCCCTCAAGATACTGAACGCATATCACTTTATCGAGGCCCAAGATAACAACCAGTACATTCTGGTGACGCAAGACAGGCACGGGGGCTTCTCTAAATGGGTCAATACCGTGCCCGACGCCATGCACACTTATCTGGGGCTCGCGGGGCTCAGTTTCATGAAGGAGGAGGGGATCGGCGGCGTGTTTCCCGACTTGAACATGTCGGTAAGGGCCCACGAGCACTTGTTAAGTCTCCACAAGAAGTGGAGGCAGCGCTGA
- the sigmar gene encoding protein salivary glands marred isoform X1, with the protein MTAMVELESWLIYQCIATECSNCLFMSESAFRARDIGLRAQKKILSRMAGKSVARAFIDDTTASLLDNLYRLAKQYSQNKKEAEKLIKNIIKVVIKLGVLHRNGQFSSEELKQAERFKSKFRMAGMAIISFYEVDFSYDRNYLTAALGESHKCLQFIVSKHLTEKSLSRIDSVFNFFSNEQFLDDIFQVNSEYKETLGRIVADLNKAIENGDL; encoded by the exons ATGACTGCGATGGTTGAGCTTGAAAGTTGGCTCATATATCAGTGCATCGCCACAGAATGCAGCAACTGTTTGT TCATGAGCGAGAGCGCATTCAGGGCGCGCGATATCGGCCTACGTGCCCAGAAAAAGATTTTGTCCCGCATGGCTGGGAAAAGTGTGGCCAGAGCATTCATTGATGACACCACGGCATCGCTGCTGGATAACTTATACCGTCTTGCCAAGCAATAC tcacaaaacaagaaagaAGCCGAAAAGCTCATAaagaacataataaaagtaGTGATCAAGCTCGGAGTGTTGCACCGGAACGGCCAGTTTTCGTCTGAAGAGCTGAAACAAGCGGAGCGATTCAAGAGCAAATTTCGCATGGCCGGGATGGCGATCATATCGTTTTACGAGGTCGATTTCAGCTACGACAGGAACTACCTGACAGCAGCTCTAGGGGAGTCCCACAAGTGCCTCCAGTTTATCGTGTCCAAACACCTCACCGAGAAATCATTGTCGCGAATCGATAGTGTTTTCAACTTCTTCTCAAACGAACAGTTCCTAGATGACATTTTTCAAGTTAATTCGGAATACAAGGAGACTTTGGGCCGCATCGTCGCCGACCTCAACAAAGCCATCGAGAACGGGGATCTCTAG
- the sigmar gene encoding protein salivary glands marred isoform X2, whose product MLDRSVMSESAFRARDIGLRAQKKILSRMAGKSVARAFIDDTTASLLDNLYRLAKQYSQNKKEAEKLIKNIIKVVIKLGVLHRNGQFSSEELKQAERFKSKFRMAGMAIISFYEVDFSYDRNYLTAALGESHKCLQFIVSKHLTEKSLSRIDSVFNFFSNEQFLDDIFQVNSEYKETLGRIVADLNKAIENGDL is encoded by the exons ATGTTGGATCGATCAG TCATGAGCGAGAGCGCATTCAGGGCGCGCGATATCGGCCTACGTGCCCAGAAAAAGATTTTGTCCCGCATGGCTGGGAAAAGTGTGGCCAGAGCATTCATTGATGACACCACGGCATCGCTGCTGGATAACTTATACCGTCTTGCCAAGCAATAC tcacaaaacaagaaagaAGCCGAAAAGCTCATAaagaacataataaaagtaGTGATCAAGCTCGGAGTGTTGCACCGGAACGGCCAGTTTTCGTCTGAAGAGCTGAAACAAGCGGAGCGATTCAAGAGCAAATTTCGCATGGCCGGGATGGCGATCATATCGTTTTACGAGGTCGATTTCAGCTACGACAGGAACTACCTGACAGCAGCTCTAGGGGAGTCCCACAAGTGCCTCCAGTTTATCGTGTCCAAACACCTCACCGAGAAATCATTGTCGCGAATCGATAGTGTTTTCAACTTCTTCTCAAACGAACAGTTCCTAGATGACATTTTTCAAGTTAATTCGGAATACAAGGAGACTTTGGGCCGCATCGTCGCCGACCTCAACAAAGCCATCGAGAACGGGGATCTCTAG
- the Dtwd2 gene encoding tRNA-uridine aminocarboxypropyltransferase 2 yields the protein MLEEVLLDFANIPAEPSDVRSTCVKCQRPSSVCWCGSLPKPRLCPKSRIILLQHPAEEKRCLRTAPMLHFGLSDGKCLVYKGKRFPGKHQGLEDILTEKNTILLYPSPAAVDLKTVVGSDINTTFNLVIIDGTWPQAKAIYASNPILHKIRQVKLLTNSVSNYIIRTQPTEGCLSTLETATEALTLLENDEIYRKLLDPLRTLCEFQLQNGAVSHQSKEFLIKNKKYPKLIGKRLNKVLNSAEIFSVEDSLKD from the exons ATGTTAGAAGAAGTGCTTTTAGATTTTGCGAATATCCCGGCGGAGCCCTCTGACGTTCGAAGTACGTGCGTGAAGTGCCA acGTCCGTCGAGCGTGTGTTGGTGTGGGTCGCTGCCGAAACCGCGGCTGTGCCCTAAAAGTCGCATAATTCTCCTCCAGCATCCAGCCGAAGAGAAGAGATGTTTGAGGACCGCCCCCATGCTTCATTTTGGGCTAAGCGACGGGAAATGTTTGGTTTACAAGGGTAAACGCTTCCCTGGGAAACACCAAGGACTGGAAGATATTCTTACAGAGaaaaatactattttattatatcCAAGTCCTGCAGCTGTCGATTTAAAAACTGTGGTAGGAAGTGATATAAATACCACTTTCAATTTGGTGATAATTGATGGAACATGGCCTCAAGCCAAGGCAATTTATGCCAGCAATCCTATTTTACATAAGATTAGACAAGTTAAACTGCTCACAAATAGTGTGAGTAATTATATAATAAGGACCCAACCAACTGAAGGTTGTTTGAGCACTTTGGAAACGGCAACTGAAGCCTTGACTTTACTGGAAAATGACgaaatttatagaaaattaCTAGATCCTTTGAGGACTTTGTGTGAATTTCAACTGCAGAATGGAGCAGTGTCGCATCAAAgtaaagaatttttaattaaaaataaaaaatatcctaAGCTTATTGGTAAAAGACTTAATAAAGTACTAAACTCAGCTGAAATATTTTCTGTGGAGGACAGTCTGAAAGATTAg